DNA from Desulfuromonas sp. AOP6:
GGCATTACCATGAAACCAGAGTTCACTGCACCATGGGCCTACAAACGCATGATTTGGGGTGGTATCTGGATGCTTTTGCTCCTTATTCCAATTTGGCGTAACAAGACGATACTGAGGGGTATGATGTTCAGTCTCGTCCCCTCTGCGATGATGCTCTTTGTGGTAATACCCTCTATGGGCAAGGGCATGCTGGGCCTGGGCTTTGGTCCGCTCATGCCGGTAGTGGTAATCGGTCTCAATTTCATTTATGGAATATTTGCGTCATTTTGGTATGTGAAAACCATTGAAAATTAAACAGGCATTAAAAGCATGTCTAACCATGCAATCAAGCACAACCGTTGTTTGTCTCATAAGTCACGAAATCCCCGACAGGCAGAAGTCCAACCTGATAATGCTAGGTTTGGCTTTCTCATATCTTGTCCTACACCTCGGTCTTACATCGCCTAGAACTTGTCAGCCACACCAAAGTGGATAACCAGCATGGCAATAAAATCAGAATAAGCACCATTGCGATGGTGCTTAGAGTCGGGGATAATTGCATGAATGGGCCTTGGGTTCTCACGAAGAAGAAGATGCGGATGCATTTGGGAGAAGTGCAAAGTACCGGCTGAATACCATTAAAAATGTAAATAAGTCGTCCCAAATACATACTTAGTTACATATCAAAATAATTAATCCATCAAACCAAAGACTAGCGTCAATCATTTTATAAAATAATTAAAAATTTAATGGCATGTTTGCCTCGGACACATGCATTTATTTACACCATCGATTCCACTGAGAGACCACCACCAGCCTCCCGATACTCTCCCCACGGCTTGTGCCCTGATCAATCCCCATCTGCCAAACAGCTCTTTCCCTTTTAAGCCGCTGGCCGGGGTAGGCGTTGCCTTTTTTCTCCTGGTCGCTTTAAGGAAGCACCTTCGCGACAGCGATTTCTTTTTAAAACGTCAGGAACCCGACCTGCGCCTGCTCCTCGACCTGGTTGCACTTGGCACCATCGCTGATATTGTTCCGCTGCAGGGGGTTAACAGAACCCTGACCAAAGTCGGTCTTGCGCTCATGAACAGCTCTCCACGACCGGGTATTTTCAGTCTGCAGAAGGTCACCGGGACGCGGGAAATTACCAGTGGTACTGTAGGCTTTCAGCTGGCCCCGCGCCTCAATGCCGCCGGCCGTTTGGAAGATGCTGCTCTTGGTGTCGATCTTCTTCTTATGAACGATGTCGATGCTGCCATGGATCTGGCTGGTCTCCTTGATGGGTTCAACAAGCAGAGGCAAAAGATAGAAAAGGAAACTTTCGAACAGGCGGTGGCACACCTGGAAGAATCCGGCAAAACCCCGATGTCTCATACCATCGTTCTTGCCGATGAACGATGGCACCCCGGGGTCATTGGCATTGTGGCCAGCCGCTTGGTCGAACGTTATCATCGGCCCTCTGTTCTGGTGGCCATGGACGGTGAGCAGGGCAAGGGGTCGGCCCGATCTATTCCCGGTTTTCACCTATACCGGGCGTTGCAGGCCTGCGAATATTTATTGTCCGGGTATGGTGGTCATGAATTCGCCGCCGGGCTTAGTATCGCGTCGACTGATTTTGTCAGCTTTGTCAAGGCTTTTGATGCCTACGCCCAAAAGGTTTTGAGCGAGGATGATTTCAAGCCTTTGCTCTATTTTGACGAAGAAGTATTTTTTGACGAGATTTCTCTGGAGTTGGTCAGGGAGCTGGAGCTGATGCAGCCGTTTGGGGCCGGAAATCCCGAACCGGTCTTTGTGGCCAAGAGGGTGAGGGCTTTGGGGGCAGAGACACTCAAAGAGCAGCATCTGCGCTGGAAGGCCTGCCAGAATGGCGTGGTGCTCCCTTGTATTGCATTCGGCATGGCTCCCCGCATAAACGAGCTGCAGGAGGAGTTTGACATGCTGTTTACTCCCTCTCTCAACGAATGGCGTGGAAAGGTCTCTTTGCAGCTGAGAATCAAGGATATCCGCCCCTGTGAGACCTAGGGCAATCTCCTTTTATTTCTGAGCACTGCCTCTCAGATAAATAAACCAGTAGGTCAAGGCCACGAAGACAACCCCGCCGAGAATATTGCCCACCGTCACAGGGAGTAGGTTCCCTGCCAGAAAATTTCCCCAGGTAAGTCCCGGTACCTCTCTTTTCAATTCGTCGGCCAGAAGAAGACCAGTGGGAATAAAATACATGTTGGCCACACTGTGTTCGAAGCCACTGGCGACAAAGGTCATGATCGGAACATAGCAGGCCAGTATCTTGCCGGGAATGTCGCGTGCTGCAGTAGCCATAAATACCGCCAGACACACGAGCCAGTTGCAGAAAATACCTCGGACCAGAGCCACGGAAAAAGAGAGTTCGCACTTGCTGGCGGCAATGCTAATAGCGTAGTCAGCGACATTGCCGCTTTTCCAGAGGTCTGAATTCAGCATGAGCCAGGCGAAGAAAAGCGAACCGATCAGGTTGCCAAAAATGACGATGAGCCAGTTTTCCCAGATTTTCCGCCAAGGTATTTGGCCCTGCATGGCCGATTTGGTCAGCAGGCTGTTGCCCGTGAACAGTTCAGCTCCGCAGATGACCACCAGCATCAGTCCCATGGAGAAAACACTCCCCGCCAGCAGTCGGCTGAGTCCCTCTCCGATGTAGGCGGCGCTGTCCTGGGTGATGACGGTAGCCAGTTGGGCTCCAAAGGCAATATAAAAACCGGCCAGAAGGCTTAGCACGATAGTTTGAGAGACCGGCTGAGTTGTTACGCGTTTGCCATTTTCCATAATGGCCAAGGCGGCTTCTCTGGGAGACAGGAATCGTTTTTCCATGAATATCCTCTGTGATTGCCCTGGGCTAGAGGCCAACTTCCTTGGCCAACTTTTCCCAGGCTGGCAGGCTGCGATGGATAGTGGCGGTATCGATACAGTAGGCGATCCGGAAATAACCGGGTGCTCCGAAACCACTGCCCGGAACCAGAAGGATGTTGTGTTTTTGGGCCAGTCGAACGAACTCGACATCATCGGGCAGGGGAGAGCGAGGGAAGAGGTAAAAAGCCCCTCCGGGCTTAACCATGTTAAAGCCCATGGCGGTAAGGTTGTCGTAAAGAATGTCCCGCTTGACCTGATATTCGTCGATGTCGACGCTTTCTCGCTGCAGGGTTGTGACCAGTCGCTGCACAAGGGCTGGAGCGTTGACAAAGCCAAGAACGCGATTGCAGAAAATGGCGCCCTCGATGAAGGATGAGACGTTTTCCATGGCAGGATTAACAGCCAGGTAGCCGATGCGTTCACCGGGCAGGGCGAGGTCTTTGGAGTGGGAGGTGACGATGACGGCGTTTTTTACATGATGGAAAATGCCGGGAACCTGGTGGTCATCGTAGAGAATGCGGGCATAAGGTTCGTCAGAAACGAGGAAGATCTGGCGGTTCAGTTCTTTCTCCTTGCGAAGCAGTAACTGTCCCAGGCGCTGAAGATCTTCAGCCGGGTAAATAACGCCCGTCG
Protein-coding regions in this window:
- a CDS encoding DHHA1 domain-containing protein — encoded protein: MHLFTPSIPLRDHHQPPDTLPTACALINPHLPNSSFPFKPLAGVGVAFFLLVALRKHLRDSDFFLKRQEPDLRLLLDLVALGTIADIVPLQGVNRTLTKVGLALMNSSPRPGIFSLQKVTGTREITSGTVGFQLAPRLNAAGRLEDAALGVDLLLMNDVDAAMDLAGLLDGFNKQRQKIEKETFEQAVAHLEESGKTPMSHTIVLADERWHPGVIGIVASRLVERYHRPSVLVAMDGEQGKGSARSIPGFHLYRALQACEYLLSGYGGHEFAAGLSIASTDFVSFVKAFDAYAQKVLSEDDFKPLLYFDEEVFFDEISLELVRELELMQPFGAGNPEPVFVAKRVRALGAETLKEQHLRWKACQNGVVLPCIAFGMAPRINELQEEFDMLFTPSLNEWRGKVSLQLRIKDIRPCET
- a CDS encoding pyridoxal phosphate-dependent aminotransferase, giving the protein MSISVKVSSFIEKASWIRKMFEEGATLRKIHGAENVFDFTLGNPCVEPPAAFHEELLKLATNPIPGMHRYMNNAGYEETRTAVAEVVSEKSPQALTANHVVMTCGAGAALNVVLKTVLNPGDEVIVLAPFFVEYRFYIDNHGGTTREVWTLPDSFQLDLAAIESAITEKTCAIIINSPNNPTGVIYPAEDLQRLGQLLLRKEKELNRQIFLVSDEPYARILYDDHQVPGIFHHVKNAVIVTSHSKDLALPGERIGYLAVNPAMENVSSFIEGAIFCNRVLGFVNAPALVQRLVTTLQRESVDIDEYQVKRDILYDNLTAMGFNMVKPGGAFYLFPRSPLPDDVEFVRLAQKHNILLVPGSGFGAPGYFRIAYCIDTATIHRSLPAWEKLAKEVGL
- a CDS encoding formate/nitrite transporter family protein encodes the protein MEKRFLSPREAALAIMENGKRVTTQPVSQTIVLSLLAGFYIAFGAQLATVITQDSAAYIGEGLSRLLAGSVFSMGLMLVVICGAELFTGNSLLTKSAMQGQIPWRKIWENWLIVIFGNLIGSLFFAWLMLNSDLWKSGNVADYAISIAASKCELSFSVALVRGIFCNWLVCLAVFMATAARDIPGKILACYVPIMTFVASGFEHSVANMYFIPTGLLLADELKREVPGLTWGNFLAGNLLPVTVGNILGGVVFVALTYWFIYLRGSAQK